One genomic region from Actinocatenispora thailandica encodes:
- the aceA gene encoding isocitrate lyase → MSTTNTHTPESGQTRTAATAQSKAAQLERLWRTDPRWYGVTRDYTATDVVRLCGSVQEEHTLARLGARRLWRLLRSERFVPALGALTGGQAVQMVRAGLQAIYLSGWQVAADANQAGQTYPDQSLYPVNSVPTAVRRINNALLRADQIAWAEQQTEGTEDADTQVHWLAPIVADAEAGFGGPLNAYELMKAMIAAGAAGVHFEDQLASEKKCGHLGGKVLVPTGQHIRTLNAARLAADVAGVPSVVIARTDAQAATLLTSDVDERDQRFVTGERTAEGFFKVDNGLDACVARGLAYAPYADLLWMETGTPDLGVARKFAEAIKRQYPDQMLAYNCSPSFNWKRHLDDETIAKFQRELAAMGYSFQFITLAGFHALNHSMFDLARGYAQTGMSAYVTLQEAEFAAEAEGYTATRHQREVGTGYFDLVSTAITPNSSTTALSGSTEAEQFGSTEKAPAA, encoded by the coding sequence ATGTCGACCACGAACACGCACACCCCGGAGTCCGGACAGACCCGTACCGCCGCGACGGCGCAGAGCAAGGCGGCCCAACTGGAGCGGCTCTGGCGGACCGACCCGCGGTGGTACGGGGTGACCCGTGACTACACCGCCACCGACGTGGTGCGGCTGTGCGGATCGGTGCAGGAGGAGCACACCCTGGCCCGCCTCGGCGCCCGCCGGCTGTGGCGGCTGCTGCGCTCGGAACGGTTCGTGCCCGCCCTGGGCGCGCTGACCGGCGGCCAGGCGGTGCAGATGGTCCGAGCCGGGCTGCAGGCGATCTACCTGTCCGGCTGGCAGGTCGCCGCGGACGCCAACCAGGCCGGCCAGACCTACCCGGACCAGAGCCTGTACCCGGTCAACTCGGTGCCGACCGCGGTGCGCCGGATCAACAACGCGCTGCTGCGCGCCGACCAGATCGCCTGGGCCGAGCAGCAGACCGAGGGCACCGAGGACGCCGACACGCAGGTGCACTGGCTCGCGCCGATCGTCGCCGACGCCGAGGCCGGCTTCGGCGGGCCGCTCAACGCCTACGAGCTGATGAAGGCGATGATCGCGGCCGGTGCCGCCGGGGTGCACTTCGAGGACCAGTTGGCCAGCGAGAAGAAGTGCGGGCACCTGGGCGGCAAGGTGCTGGTGCCGACCGGGCAGCACATCCGTACCCTCAACGCGGCGCGGCTGGCCGCCGACGTGGCCGGGGTGCCGAGCGTGGTGATCGCCCGGACCGACGCGCAGGCGGCGACGCTGCTCACCTCCGACGTGGACGAGCGCGACCAGCGCTTCGTCACCGGCGAACGGACCGCGGAGGGGTTCTTCAAGGTCGACAACGGACTGGACGCCTGCGTGGCTCGGGGTCTCGCGTACGCGCCGTACGCGGACCTGCTGTGGATGGAGACCGGGACGCCGGATCTCGGCGTGGCGCGCAAGTTCGCCGAGGCGATCAAGCGGCAGTACCCGGACCAGATGCTCGCCTACAACTGCTCGCCGTCGTTCAACTGGAAGCGGCACCTCGACGACGAGACGATCGCGAAGTTTCAGCGTGAACTCGCCGCGATGGGGTACTCGTTCCAGTTCATCACGCTGGCCGGGTTCCACGCACTCAACCACTCGATGTTCGACCTGGCCCGCGGGTACGCGCAGACCGGGATGAGCGCGTACGTGACGCTGCAGGAGGCGGAGTTCGCGGCCGAGGCGGAGGGCTACACCGCCACCCGGCACCAGCGCGAGGTCGGCACCGGCTACTTCGACCTGGTGTCGACGGCGATCACGCCGAACTCGTCCACCACCGCGCTGTCCGGATCGACCGAGGCCGAGCAGTTCGGTAGCACCGAGAAGGCGCCGGCCGCCTGA
- a CDS encoding DUF3307 domain-containing protein, protein MPTVETAAVAAATYVALFAGHHLGDHPLQSPAAAAGKGAPSLPELARGAPPWRGWSWCLRHVLVYTAVQAACLALVAMVAPVGLLGVLAALAVSASSHAVIDRRWVVQWFLAAKRADDWSEGPYLVDQSLHLGLLLVAAVAAAGVRTLAGLVAVAGAGAVLVAAGLVVERRRAAHAIAPAAVSAPR, encoded by the coding sequence ATGCCGACCGTCGAGACCGCAGCCGTTGCGGCTGCCACGTACGTGGCGCTGTTCGCCGGCCACCATCTCGGTGACCACCCCTTGCAGAGCCCCGCCGCCGCGGCCGGCAAGGGCGCGCCGAGCCTGCCCGAGCTGGCCCGCGGCGCGCCGCCGTGGCGGGGTTGGAGCTGGTGCCTGCGGCACGTGCTGGTCTACACCGCGGTCCAGGCCGCCTGCCTCGCGTTGGTCGCGATGGTCGCGCCGGTCGGCCTGCTCGGGGTGCTGGCCGCGCTGGCCGTCTCGGCGAGCAGCCACGCGGTGATCGATCGGCGCTGGGTGGTGCAGTGGTTCCTCGCCGCGAAACGCGCCGACGACTGGTCGGAGGGGCCCTACCTGGTCGACCAGTCGCTGCACCTGGGCCTGCTGCTGGTCGCGGCGGTGGCCGCGGCGGGTGTGCGGACCCTGGCGGGTCTGGTCGCGGTGGCCGGCGCCGGCGCCGTCCTGGTGGCCGCCGGGCTGGTGGTCGAGCGGCGCCGGGCCGCCCACGCCATCGCGCCCGCCGCGGTGTCGGCACCGCGATGA
- a CDS encoding EfeM/EfeO family lipoprotein, translating to MRRGRRTAVVAAMALLAMAGCTRHDSGEVALTVSRSGCGTEWHDPHGGERTFQVHNVGINTTEVELVDPANGAVYAELENLGPGSTRPMQVTLGRGRYAFRCLPEDTDAITGPTVTVTDGPKRGAPAVVPVDEQVLRGSVTTYRSYVQHAFPALRRDVARLDSAVRSGDRAAARRAWLPAHLDYERLGAAYGTFGDLADAIDRLPAGLPKGVHDPGFTGFHRVEYGLWHGESLRTLRAPAGALDSDVAKLVEKFGTERVDPNDLPLRAHEILEMTLQFELTGEADQGSGTTLATARANVDGTDAVLDALRPVLKSRYRGLSGADAALRRLRTLLDAQQRHGDWTPVDELSAAQRRAIDGATGAALERLAPIAALAQVRRAG from the coding sequence GTGCGGCGCGGGCGACGGACGGCGGTGGTCGCCGCGATGGCGCTGCTCGCCATGGCGGGGTGCACCCGGCACGACAGCGGCGAGGTGGCGCTGACGGTGTCCCGGTCCGGCTGCGGCACCGAATGGCACGATCCGCACGGCGGTGAACGCACGTTCCAGGTGCACAACGTCGGCATCAACACCACCGAGGTGGAGCTGGTCGATCCGGCCAACGGCGCCGTCTACGCCGAACTGGAGAACCTCGGCCCCGGCTCGACCCGCCCGATGCAGGTCACCCTCGGTCGCGGCCGGTACGCGTTCCGCTGCCTGCCGGAGGACACTGACGCGATCACCGGCCCGACCGTCACGGTCACCGACGGCCCGAAGCGCGGGGCGCCGGCCGTGGTCCCGGTCGACGAGCAGGTGCTGCGCGGTTCGGTGACCACCTACCGGTCGTACGTGCAGCACGCGTTCCCGGCGCTGCGCCGCGACGTGGCCCGGCTGGACAGCGCGGTCCGCTCCGGCGACCGGGCCGCGGCGCGGCGGGCGTGGCTGCCGGCCCACCTGGACTACGAGCGGCTCGGCGCGGCGTACGGGACGTTCGGTGACCTGGCCGACGCGATCGACCGGCTGCCCGCGGGCCTGCCGAAGGGCGTGCACGATCCGGGCTTCACCGGCTTCCACCGCGTCGAGTACGGCCTGTGGCACGGCGAGTCGCTGCGCACCCTGCGTGCGCCGGCCGGCGCGCTGGACTCGGACGTGGCGAAGCTGGTCGAGAAGTTCGGTACCGAACGGGTCGATCCGAACGACCTGCCGCTGCGCGCGCACGAGATCCTGGAGATGACCTTGCAGTTCGAGCTGACCGGCGAAGCCGACCAGGGTTCGGGCACCACACTGGCCACCGCCCGGGCCAACGTCGACGGGACCGACGCGGTGCTCGACGCGCTGCGTCCGGTGCTGAAGTCGCGCTACCGCGGTCTTTCCGGCGCGGACGCCGCGCTGCGCCGGCTGCGGACGCTCTTGGACGCGCAGCAGCGGCACGGCGACTGGACGCCGGTCGACGAGCTGTCCGCCGCGCAGCGCCGGGCGATCGACGGCGCCACCGGTGCGGCGCTGGAGCGGCTCGCCCCGATCGCCGCGCTGGCCCAGGTACGGCGGGCCGGATGA
- a CDS encoding enolase C-terminal domain-like protein translates to MADRGAAVGAGRFGRGDPIDEVVVTPVAFADPPLLNAAGVHQPYALRSIVQVRTVSGLTGLGETYGDAAHLELLRRAAPALRGLDIFDTNGMAGRVAAELHGAEAPDAHGLTGASSPSKSLARVVSPFEVAMLDLAGQRTDRPVHALLGGRVRDAIPFAAYLFYKWDRHPGGEPDGWGAALDADGIVAQARAMVDRYGFRSLKLKGGVFEPDAEIAAVRALRAALPELPVRLDPNAAWTLATSHRVARELAGDLQYLEDPTPGRYGMAAVAARAPMPLATNMCVVAFEHLPEAVRLGSVQVVLADHHYWGGLRASMRLAAMCDVFGIGLSMHSNSHLGISLAAMVHLAAAAPALSYPCDTHAPWATDDVVTAPLSIVDGSVSVPDAPGLGVTLDETALDRLHRQYLDCGITSRDDAGYLRTVQPEFRKRVAAW, encoded by the coding sequence GTGGCTGACCGTGGAGCCGCCGTCGGAGCCGGTCGCTTCGGCCGCGGCGATCCGATCGACGAGGTGGTCGTCACGCCGGTCGCGTTCGCCGACCCGCCGCTGCTCAACGCCGCCGGCGTGCACCAGCCGTACGCGCTGCGCTCGATCGTGCAGGTGCGCACGGTGTCCGGGCTGACCGGGCTGGGGGAGACCTACGGTGATGCGGCGCACCTGGAGCTGCTGCGCCGGGCCGCGCCGGCGCTGCGCGGACTGGACATCTTCGACACCAACGGGATGGCCGGCCGCGTCGCCGCCGAGTTGCACGGCGCCGAGGCGCCGGACGCGCACGGCCTGACCGGCGCGTCCAGCCCGAGCAAGTCGCTCGCCCGGGTGGTGTCGCCGTTCGAGGTGGCGATGCTCGATCTCGCCGGCCAGCGCACCGACCGGCCGGTCCACGCCCTGCTCGGCGGCCGGGTGCGGGACGCGATCCCGTTCGCCGCGTACCTGTTCTACAAGTGGGACCGGCACCCCGGCGGGGAGCCGGACGGCTGGGGCGCGGCGCTGGACGCGGACGGCATCGTGGCGCAGGCCCGCGCGATGGTCGACCGGTACGGCTTCCGCTCGCTCAAGCTCAAGGGCGGCGTGTTCGAGCCGGACGCCGAGATCGCCGCGGTGCGGGCGCTGCGGGCGGCGCTGCCGGAGCTGCCGGTACGGCTGGACCCGAACGCGGCGTGGACGCTCGCCACCTCGCACCGGGTGGCCCGCGAGCTCGCCGGTGACCTGCAGTACCTGGAGGACCCGACCCCCGGCCGGTACGGGATGGCCGCCGTCGCGGCGCGCGCGCCGATGCCGCTCGCGACGAACATGTGCGTGGTCGCCTTCGAGCATCTGCCCGAGGCGGTACGGCTGGGTTCGGTCCAGGTGGTGCTGGCCGACCACCACTACTGGGGCGGGTTGCGCGCCTCGATGCGGCTGGCGGCGATGTGTGACGTGTTCGGCATCGGCCTGTCCATGCACTCCAATTCGCATCTGGGCATTAGTCTGGCCGCCATGGTGCATCTGGCGGCCGCCGCCCCGGCGCTGTCGTACCCGTGCGACACGCACGCGCCGTGGGCGACAGACGACGTGGTGACCGCGCCACTGTCCATAGTGGACGGTTCGGTCTCGGTGCCGGACGCGCCGGGGTTGGGGGTCACCCTCGACGAGACGGCGCTGGACCGGCTGCACCGGCAGTACCTCGACTGCGGCATCACCAGCCGCGACGACGCCGGCTACCTGCGCACCGTGCAACCGGAGTTTCGCAAACGGGTCGCCGCATGGTGA
- the efeB gene encoding iron uptake transporter deferrochelatase/peroxidase subunit yields the protein MSEPRWPRRQLLTGAIGVGAGAVAGVGATLGTQQYAHADEPAAPDHIAFHGAHQAGVVDAAPAHSTFVSFDVLAADRAQLAELLATMTERARFLTAGGTPANPGITAPPDDSGILGPQVPPDRLTVTVGVGASLFDHRYGLADRRPSQLRPMRTFPNDDLDPAWCHGDLSVQFCAPNRDTVIHALRDVTRATRGGMQIRWKMDGFIPPPRPSGAPRNLMGFKDGTANPDTSDAHRMNRVVWLGRESGEPGWTRGGSYQVVRLIRMRLEFWDRVSTSEQELLFGRRRDNGAPLDGTHERDVPQYAKDPIGAAIPLTSHIRRANPRTAKTAGSVLLRRPYNYDRGVDAVGDLDMGQLFLCYQRDLAAQFEAVQTRLIDEPLVDYITPFGGGYFFVLPGVRDRRDRYGSALLA from the coding sequence ATGAGCGAGCCGCGGTGGCCCCGCCGGCAGCTGCTGACCGGCGCGATCGGCGTCGGTGCCGGGGCGGTGGCCGGGGTCGGCGCCACTCTCGGCACCCAGCAGTACGCGCACGCCGACGAACCGGCGGCACCCGACCACATCGCCTTCCACGGGGCGCACCAGGCCGGCGTCGTGGACGCCGCCCCCGCGCACAGCACGTTCGTCTCGTTCGACGTGCTGGCGGCCGACCGCGCGCAGCTGGCTGAGCTGCTCGCCACGATGACCGAACGGGCGAGGTTCCTGACCGCCGGCGGTACCCCGGCCAACCCGGGCATCACGGCACCGCCGGACGACTCCGGCATCCTCGGCCCGCAGGTACCGCCGGACCGGCTCACCGTCACCGTCGGGGTCGGCGCCTCGCTGTTCGACCACCGGTACGGGCTGGCTGACCGGCGCCCCAGCCAGCTGCGGCCGATGCGCACGTTCCCGAACGACGATCTGGATCCGGCCTGGTGCCACGGTGACCTGAGCGTGCAGTTCTGTGCGCCCAACCGGGACACCGTGATCCACGCGCTGCGCGACGTCACCCGCGCCACCCGCGGCGGGATGCAGATCCGGTGGAAGATGGACGGCTTCATCCCGCCGCCCCGCCCGTCCGGTGCGCCGCGCAACCTGATGGGCTTCAAGGACGGTACCGCGAACCCGGACACCTCCGACGCGCACCGGATGAACCGGGTCGTCTGGCTGGGTCGGGAGTCCGGCGAACCGGGCTGGACGCGGGGTGGCAGCTACCAGGTGGTGCGGTTGATCCGGATGCGGCTGGAGTTCTGGGACCGGGTCTCCACCTCCGAGCAGGAGCTGCTGTTCGGCCGCCGCCGGGACAACGGCGCCCCGCTGGACGGCACCCACGAACGCGACGTCCCGCAGTACGCGAAGGATCCGATCGGTGCGGCGATCCCGCTGACCTCGCACATCCGCCGGGCGAACCCGCGGACCGCGAAGACCGCGGGATCGGTGCTGCTGCGCCGGCCGTACAACTACGATCGTGGCGTCGACGCGGTCGGCGACCTGGACATGGGTCAGCTGTTCCTCTGCTACCAGCGTGACCTCGCGGCGCAGTTCGAAGCCGTGCAGACCCGGCTGATCGACGAACCGCTGGTCGACTACATCACGCCGTTCGGCGGCGGGTACTTCTTCGTGCTGCCCGGCGTGCGCGACCGGCGCGACCGCTACGGCAGCGCGCTGCTCGCGTGA
- a CDS encoding phospholipase C: MKARIRTRTAKLAVVTAAAIAAVTVVAGTSVSWAGHGHGHGHKPVHTATPIKHVVVIFGENISFDHYFGTYPHAANTDGTPFHAARHTPSVDGLSHDLLTDNPNQYDPKRLTPSQAMTCDQNHGYGAEQKAYDGGKADKFVEYTETDTCTGQPILFGEPGLVMDYYDGNTVTAMWNYAQRYSMSDNSFNTTYGPSTPGALNLVSGQTHGGYAVDPVTHEKTSDSYVVASPDADGVGTVINDPDPAFDDCSDKNHTADENLAVMTGDNIGDKLNAKGVTWGWFQGGFRPTGTANGYAVCGATHANVGGNQVVDYSPHHEPFQYYESTSNPKHLPPSSVRAIGHTDQANHQYDMSDFDAAVAANNVPAVSFLKAPAYQDGHAGYSDPLDEQQFVVKTLNELQRSKDWKSTAVVLAYDDSDGWYDHVAPTVINGSSDSAQDQAACTARSSAGGYADRCGYGPRLPLLVLSPYAKRNHVDHTRTDQTSVLRFIEDNWHTGRIGDHSFDSRAGSLAGMLDFRRRPDTRPLILDPRTGAVTRH, from the coding sequence GTGAAAGCCCGCATCCGAACCCGTACCGCCAAGCTGGCGGTCGTCACCGCGGCGGCCATCGCCGCGGTGACCGTGGTCGCCGGTACCTCGGTCAGCTGGGCCGGGCACGGCCACGGCCACGGCCACAAGCCGGTGCACACCGCGACGCCGATCAAGCACGTGGTGGTCATCTTCGGTGAGAACATCTCGTTCGATCACTACTTCGGCACCTACCCGCACGCGGCGAACACCGACGGCACCCCGTTCCACGCCGCCCGGCACACCCCGTCGGTCGACGGCCTGTCGCACGACCTGCTGACCGACAACCCCAACCAGTACGACCCGAAGCGGCTCACCCCGTCGCAGGCGATGACCTGCGACCAGAACCACGGTTACGGGGCCGAGCAGAAGGCCTACGACGGTGGCAAGGCCGACAAGTTCGTCGAGTACACCGAGACCGACACCTGCACCGGGCAGCCGATCCTGTTCGGTGAGCCGGGCCTGGTGATGGACTACTACGACGGCAACACGGTCACCGCGATGTGGAACTACGCCCAGCGGTACTCGATGAGCGACAACTCGTTCAACACCACGTACGGGCCGTCCACGCCGGGCGCGCTGAACCTGGTCTCCGGCCAGACGCACGGCGGCTACGCGGTCGACCCGGTGACGCACGAGAAGACCTCCGACTCGTACGTGGTGGCCTCGCCGGACGCCGACGGAGTCGGGACGGTCATCAACGACCCGGACCCGGCGTTCGACGACTGCTCGGACAAGAACCACACCGCCGACGAGAACCTCGCGGTGATGACCGGGGACAACATCGGCGACAAGCTGAACGCCAAGGGAGTCACCTGGGGCTGGTTCCAGGGCGGCTTCCGGCCGACCGGCACCGCCAACGGGTACGCGGTCTGCGGCGCCACGCACGCCAACGTGGGCGGCAACCAGGTGGTGGACTACAGCCCACACCACGAGCCGTTCCAGTACTACGAGTCGACCTCGAACCCGAAGCACCTGCCGCCGTCGTCGGTGCGGGCCATCGGCCACACCGACCAGGCCAACCACCAGTACGACATGAGCGACTTCGACGCCGCCGTGGCCGCGAACAACGTTCCCGCGGTCAGCTTCCTGAAGGCGCCGGCCTACCAGGACGGGCACGCCGGCTACTCCGACCCGCTGGACGAGCAGCAGTTCGTGGTGAAGACGCTGAACGAACTGCAGCGTTCCAAGGACTGGAAGTCCACCGCGGTGGTGCTGGCCTACGACGACTCGGACGGCTGGTACGACCACGTCGCGCCGACCGTGATCAACGGGTCGAGCGACTCGGCGCAGGACCAGGCGGCCTGCACGGCGAGGTCGTCGGCCGGCGGGTACGCCGACCGGTGCGGGTACGGGCCGCGGCTGCCGCTGCTGGTGCTCTCGCCGTACGCGAAGCGCAACCACGTCGACCACACCCGCACCGACCAGACCTCGGTACTGCGGTTCATCGAGGACAACTGGCACACCGGGCGGATCGGTGACCACTCGTTCGACAGCCGGGCCGGCAGCCTGGCCGGGATGCTGGACTTCCGGCGCCGGCCGGACACCCGGCCGCTGATCCTCGACCCGAGGACCGGCGCGGTCACCCGGCACTGA
- a CDS encoding XRE family transcriptional regulator, with product MPKLQSKEDQSFTAELDLATFGQRLRHLRGRAGLTLAELGQRVGRSPSALSMLENGRVEPKLSLLTALAGELGCALDDLLSSEPPTRRAQLELALDAAQRDPLYAALGLPRLQVSRRVPTDVLEHLVGLYGELKRRDARPTGTPEEARIANAALRTEMRERDNYFAGIERLAAQSLEAAGYGGGAVSEGLLLALVSHAGFTLRYVADLPHSVRSVTDLRHRRIYLARASFGMHTPRTVLLQTLGHFLLGHDQPRDFADFLRQRVEANYFAAAVLVPESAAVPYLRQAKKARDLSVEDLRDVFATSYEMAAHRFTNLATRHLDLRCHFTKNDESGIIYKAYANDGLVFPTDATGAIEGQRMCRYWSGRQVFAAPDRFSIHYQYTDKPNGTHWCAAYVDPSRDRNFAITLGVRYADSRWFRGRETTNTARSACPDGECCRRPPAELSRRWDQLAWPSARAHSHILAALPPGTFPGVDETDVYTFLDRHAE from the coding sequence ATGCCGAAGTTGCAGTCGAAAGAAGATCAGAGTTTCACCGCGGAGCTCGATCTGGCGACCTTCGGGCAGCGCTTGAGGCACCTGCGCGGCCGGGCCGGGCTGACCCTCGCCGAGCTCGGCCAGCGGGTCGGCCGGTCCCCGTCCGCGCTGTCGATGCTGGAGAACGGTCGGGTCGAGCCGAAGCTGTCACTGCTCACCGCGCTCGCCGGGGAACTCGGCTGCGCCCTGGACGACCTGCTGTCCAGCGAGCCGCCCACCCGGCGCGCCCAACTCGAACTCGCCCTCGACGCCGCCCAGCGCGACCCGCTGTACGCGGCGCTCGGGCTGCCCCGGCTGCAGGTCTCCCGCCGGGTGCCCACCGATGTCCTGGAGCACCTCGTCGGGCTGTACGGGGAGTTGAAGCGGCGGGACGCCCGCCCGACCGGTACCCCGGAGGAGGCGCGGATCGCGAACGCCGCGCTGCGCACCGAGATGCGCGAGCGGGACAACTACTTCGCCGGCATCGAGCGGCTCGCCGCCCAGTCCCTGGAGGCTGCCGGGTACGGCGGCGGCGCGGTCTCCGAGGGCCTGCTGCTGGCGCTGGTGTCGCACGCCGGTTTCACCCTGCGTTACGTCGCGGACCTGCCGCACTCGGTGCGGTCGGTGACCGATCTGCGGCATCGGCGCATCTACCTGGCCAGGGCGAGCTTCGGGATGCACACCCCGCGCACCGTGCTGCTGCAGACCCTCGGTCACTTCCTGCTCGGTCACGACCAGCCGCGCGACTTCGCCGACTTCCTGCGACAGCGGGTGGAGGCGAACTACTTCGCCGCCGCGGTGCTGGTCCCGGAGTCGGCCGCGGTGCCCTACCTGCGGCAGGCGAAGAAGGCGCGCGACCTGTCGGTGGAGGACCTGCGGGACGTGTTCGCCACCTCGTACGAGATGGCCGCGCACCGCTTCACCAACCTCGCCACCCGGCACCTGGACCTGCGCTGCCACTTCACCAAGAACGACGAGTCCGGGATCATCTACAAGGCGTACGCCAACGACGGGCTGGTGTTCCCGACCGACGCCACCGGCGCGATCGAGGGCCAGCGGATGTGCCGGTACTGGTCGGGCCGGCAGGTGTTCGCGGCGCCGGACCGGTTCTCGATCCACTACCAGTACACCGACAAACCGAACGGCACGCACTGGTGCGCGGCGTACGTCGATCCGAGCCGGGACCGCAACTTCGCCATCACGCTCGGCGTCCGGTACGCCGACTCGCGCTGGTTCCGCGGGCGGGAGACGACGAACACGGCGAGGTCGGCCTGCCCGGACGGGGAGTGCTGCCGGCGGCCACCGGCGGAGCTGTCCCGGCGCTGGGACCAGCTCGCCTGGCCGTCGGCCCGGGCGCACTCGCACATCCTCGCCGCGCTGCCGCCCGGCACGTTCCCCGGCGTCGACGAGACCGACGTGTACACCTTCCTGGACCGGCACGCGGAGTAG
- the ppgK gene encoding polyphosphate--glucose phosphotransferase has protein sequence MLYWAHRPREASVHVLGIDIGGSGIKGAPVDVGSGELVGERFRIETPHPPTPDNVADVVAQLVRHFDWNGRVGVTFPGVVSHGVIGTAANLAPSFVGVDAHALFTKATGRPATVLNDADAAGVAEMRFGAGRGRPGTVLLLTFGTGIGSALFVDGLLVPNTEFGHLEIDGHDAEKHASAAARERADQSWSHWAHHHVRRYLTHVVALLSPELVIIGGGVSKKADKFLPELAEVPTELRPAELLNEAGIVGAAVDATTR, from the coding sequence ATGCTGTACTGGGCGCACCGACCCCGGGAGGCGAGCGTGCACGTACTGGGCATCGACATCGGCGGCAGTGGCATCAAGGGGGCGCCGGTCGACGTCGGCAGCGGCGAACTGGTCGGTGAGCGGTTCCGGATCGAGACACCGCACCCGCCGACCCCGGACAACGTCGCCGACGTGGTCGCGCAGTTGGTCCGGCACTTCGACTGGAACGGTCGGGTGGGCGTCACGTTCCCCGGCGTGGTCAGCCACGGCGTCATCGGTACCGCGGCCAACCTCGCGCCCTCCTTCGTCGGGGTCGACGCGCACGCGCTGTTCACCAAGGCGACGGGCCGGCCGGCGACGGTACTCAACGACGCGGACGCGGCGGGCGTGGCCGAGATGCGGTTCGGCGCCGGGCGCGGCCGGCCCGGCACGGTGCTGCTGCTCACCTTCGGTACCGGTATCGGCAGCGCCCTGTTCGTCGACGGCCTGCTCGTGCCCAACACCGAGTTCGGCCACCTGGAGATCGACGGCCACGACGCGGAGAAGCACGCGTCGGCGGCCGCCCGGGAACGCGCCGACCAGAGCTGGTCGCACTGGGCGCACCACCACGTCCGCCGGTACCTGACTCATGTCGTGGCGCTGCTGTCGCCGGAGCTGGTGATCATCGGCGGCGGGGTGAGCAAGAAGGCCGACAAGTTCCTCCCCGAGCTGGCCGAGGTACCCACCGAGTTGCGGCCGGCCGAACTGCTCAACGAGGCCGGCATCGTCGGCGCGGCGGTCGACGCCACCACCCGCTGA
- a CDS encoding 5-dehydro-4-deoxyglucarate dehydratase, translating to MRLDGLLSFPLTPFTADRADVAWPVLSDHLERQLAAGPTALFVACGTGELTALSAAEYERVVATAVAVTAGRVPVFAGVGGGPQVARENLAAARRAGADGALLLPPYLVESTPAGLVEHVRWVAGGGGLPVVVYQRANAVLDPAAAVALLDIDEVAGIKDGRGDVDAMLRIVTAIRHSGHRRAGGFQFLNGLPTAELSAAAYAAIGVAAYSSAVLTFVPDIATAFHAAVTAGDEATAGALLAAFYLPFAALRAQAPGYAVALVKAGARLSGQDVGGVRPPLTDPPPEHERQLAAIVEAGRAALAEVRRG from the coding sequence ATGCGACTCGACGGGCTGCTCTCGTTCCCGCTGACCCCGTTCACCGCCGACCGTGCCGACGTGGCCTGGCCGGTCCTGTCGGACCACCTGGAACGACAGCTGGCCGCCGGTCCGACCGCGCTGTTCGTCGCCTGCGGTACCGGCGAGCTGACGGCGCTGTCGGCCGCCGAGTACGAGCGGGTGGTGGCCACCGCGGTCGCGGTGACGGCCGGCCGGGTGCCGGTGTTCGCCGGGGTGGGCGGTGGGCCGCAGGTGGCCCGGGAGAACCTCGCCGCCGCCCGCCGGGCCGGCGCCGACGGCGCGCTGCTGCTCCCGCCGTACCTGGTGGAGTCGACACCGGCCGGGCTGGTCGAGCACGTGCGCTGGGTCGCCGGTGGCGGCGGGTTGCCGGTGGTGGTCTACCAGCGGGCCAACGCGGTGCTGGACCCGGCGGCAGCGGTCGCGCTGCTGGACATCGACGAGGTGGCCGGCATCAAGGACGGCCGCGGCGACGTCGACGCGATGCTGCGCATCGTCACCGCGATTCGGCACAGCGGCCACCGCCGGGCCGGCGGCTTCCAGTTCCTCAACGGGCTGCCGACCGCCGAACTGTCCGCCGCCGCGTACGCCGCGATCGGGGTCGCCGCCTACTCCTCGGCGGTGTTGACGTTCGTGCCGGACATCGCGACCGCGTTCCATGCCGCGGTCACCGCTGGCGACGAGGCGACCGCCGGTGCCCTGCTCGCCGCCTTCTACCTGCCGTTCGCGGCGCTGCGCGCGCAGGCGCCGGGGTACGCGGTGGCGCTGGTCAAGGCGGGCGCCCGGCTGTCCGGCCAGGACGTCGGCGGGGTCCGGCCGCCGCTGACCGACCCGCCGCCGGAGCACGAGCGGCAGCTCGCCGCGATCGTCGAGGCCGGCCGCGCCGCGCTCGCGGAGGTGCGTCGTGGCTGA